The Bryobacteraceae bacterium genomic sequence TACATGCCCCACGCCGCTCGCAGAATCGTGCTGCTGTTTCCGCGCACATTCCACGCGACTCCCACGCGAGGCTGCCAGTTGTTGCGGTCCGGGTTGAATAGAGGACGGTCCTCCGCCACGCTGAACATCCCATTGGCCGTTGGCCCGAAGGTGAAGGGGCTGATTCCCGCCACCGGTTGTCCGGCCGTGTTGACCGCGTAGAGATTCCCTTGGAAGTTCCCCACGACTCCGATCGCACCGGCGGGGCTATAACGAAGCCCGGCATTCACACTGATATCGGAACGCCAGCGGAAGTCGGCTTGCACAAAGTATTCCTGTTCGGTGCCGCGCCAGCCGCGTTGCGGTGTAGACGGAGAACCGTTGATGCCGTAGAGTGTCGTGTTCAGATCGGTGACGACGGCCTCCGGTTGATCGGGGCGCGCACCGAGATAACCATTCGGCCCCACCAGCCCGGCGAATTGCATGAACGACGCGTTGCTGACCAGAATGTTGTTGACGATGAGCCGTCGCAGGTCAAGTCCGCTCCGCAAAGTCAAACGGCCCTTCGTCCAGGCGTGCATGAGCGAACCCTGCGGAACGGTCTGGTTGTCCATCAGCCCCAACGAACGCGGGATCACAACCGGACTCAAAGACGTGCCGTTGGCGCGAAACTGAAGGCCGAGTTGCGAGTCTACGCCGAAATCGACCAATGCTTTTTCCAGAGGATCACGTGGAGCGTCGAAGATCCTCGAACGCATCAGGCTGGCGCGTCCTTCGATCGTCTGCGACGCGCTCAATACATAGACAAGCTGTACCGTGGCAGACTGCCACCGCCTCCGGCTATCCTCCACAACCCCCGCTACGGCTCGCTGATTGATGCTGGCGAACGGCTGCGCGAAAGCGTAACGCGCGCTCACGGCGAGGCGGTCCGACAAGCGATGGTCGGTGCGCAGCAGAAAGGCGTCCTGCGAAACGTCTCGCGTATTCGTGGTGGAGAGAAGAACCGAGCCGGCCTCGCCATCTGCCTGGCTTCCGTTGAACAGGGCCGTCGGGAAGCCCGCTGCAGTGGCCGCGGTGCGCTCGGCCGCAGTCAACGGACTGAACGAGCCCGGAGGATTACCCGACGCCGGCGCCACGCCGCGATCGATGTAGAAGATTCGCATGAGCCGTCCGAAGTTGCCCGGCATCAGATTCAGCAAGTCGGCGTTCGGTACCGTGGCCGAAGCAGTCTGCTCCAGCTTCTGCCGGAATCCTTCGTAGCTGGCGAAGAAGAAATGCCGGTTCCGGACAATCGGCCCGCCGACCGTTCCGCCGAACAGATTCTGCTTGAACGGCGGCGCCACGCTGCGCCTTGACCCATCTTTTGCGAAGAATGGCCCATAGTTGAAAAAATCGCGTGCATCGAGCTTGTTATTGCGGAGATAGTGATAGAGCGATCCGTGGAACTCGTTCGAACCTGACTTCGTGATGATGTTCACCTGGCCGCCGGACCCGCGTCCGAAGGTCGCGTCGGCATTCGATGTGATGATGCTGAACTCCTGAACCGCTTCCGTGGATACCAGGTTCGGAGAAGCGCCATTGAACTCGGCTGCGCCTCCTCCACCGAGCGAGAGCCCGCTCGACCCGCGTTCGTCGTTCGCGGACGAGCCATCGATGGTGTATGTGTTGGCGACGGGACGAGCGCCGCTCATGGATGGATTGTTGGGACTCCCGCTGGCGATGCCCGGAGCCAGCAGCACCAGCTTGGCGAAGTTCTCACCGTTGAGCGGCAGTTCCCGGACGCGCCGTTCATTCACCCTGCCACCCAGTTCAACGCGCTGCGACTGAACGATGTCGGTATCGGCCATGACCGTGACAAACTCCGAAGTCTCGCCGATCGCCAATGCCACGTCGGCGACGCCGGTTTCATTCAGCGCTACTTCGACGCCTTCGCGAAGGGCCTTCCGAAACCCGGCCTTCTCCACCGTCAGATCGTATCGCCCCGGGGTCACGCGAACAAATTGGTAGGAGCCCTCAGCGTCGCTGGTGCCCTTCCATTCCGCGCCCGTCCCGGAACTGGAAAGTGTAAGTCCAGCGCGCGGAACTCCAAGCCCGGCCGGGTCGAGAATCCGTCCGCGCAGAGTTCCGTGGATCGATGTCTGGGCCACCAGAGCCCCTGAAAGCGCCAGGAAGGACAAAATGCGAGCGAGTGCCATAGCCGCAAGTCTGCGGCAGGTAGCCCGGATTTCCGCGCCTAATCTTACCGGCGGCCCGCGGCGCGGAATGAATGGTCGTTTGCCGGTGGTGGACGGCGCGTCGGAACTCCGGCTTCCGCCGGCGGGCTACCCCCGAGTCGGCTGGCTCTCCCCGGTCCGCCGTCGCAGCTCGGCGGGCGGCAGGAACTGAGGGCGCTGGTTGAGTTGGAGAGGGCCCATGAGTGCGATGAGAAGGCTCCGTCTTCAAACACCCATCACCCACCGCCACGACCACGCATCACCTCCAGGATCGCCGAATTGTCCGCGTCGCCGAACCCGGCCGCCGCCGCTTCGGCTAACAACCGCTCGTGCACACCGCTCAGCGTTAACTCGATCCCGCCCCGGGCCGCCTCAGCCAGGATCAGCCGCACATCCTTATGATGCTGCCGTAGCCGGGCTTCCGGAGTCCAGTCTCGCTCGAGCATCTTCTTCCCCTTCCGGTCCATCGCCGCCGAATACGCCGGACCGGCACGAAGCACCTCGAGCGCCGCCACCGGGTCAACGCCGGTCGCCTCGGCAAAAGCCAGTCCCTCGGCGAGAACGGCGCGATTCAAACCGAGCACTAGGTTCACCACCAGTTTCATCCGCGCGCCCGCCCCCCGCGGACCAACATGAAAGACCCGAGCGGCGATCGCTTCGAACAATCCGGCGGCGGCGGCGATATCGGCCGGATCGCCGCCGGCCATCACCACCGCGTCACGCCCGCGCACCTGCTCGCTCGATCCCGCGATCGTCGCATCCACATACCGCGGAAGGCGCCGGCCAATCTCGGCAATCTCAGTGGGGTCGCCGGTCGTTGTATCGATCACAGCCGCGTCGCCCACCGAAGCGGCGATTTCGTCGGCCACGGCCGCACTCACCGAAGCATCGGGCAGGCACAAGACGACAAACGGACCAGCGGCGGCTTCAACGGCGGAACCAAGCGGACGCGCCCCAACCCGCGACACAACCTCCAAGCGCGCCGGGTCCGTATCGAAGGCCGAAACCTCGAATCCGGCGATCACCAGCCGTTCAACAATTGCCGTACCGAGCAGTCCGGCTCCGATCAGTCCTACGCGCATTTAGAGTCCAAACTAGCGCATTTCCGTGCCGCGCACCCCGGCGCAACCCGGGTTACATCGCGGACTGTCCTGGGGGAAATGCCCCAAGCGCCAACTGGGGGTGGCAGAACGCACAAGAAATGCGCATATCGCGGTGGCCTCTCAATTGCAACGAAAGGCCCGACGAAATGGATCTGACCGGACTCGCCATCCTCGCCAGCATATTTATGGGGCTGGGTGCGGCGAGCCTCTTCATTTTCGCCGTCAAGAAAGACCTCTTTCGCGACTTCGAAAACGTCAAGTATCAGGTGTTCTGGTCCGATCTCGAGGAACTCGTCGATTCCACCAGGGAGGCAACCGATGGGTCTGAAGGAGAAACCGGCGAGTAGTCCGGAACAGGAAGCACAGGCGAACCGGCGCCGCGTGTTGTCGTGGCTGAGCGGCTTCGGGCTGTTCGGATCCGCGATTCTCAGCGCATTCTCGAACTTTGTCTTCATTAAGCCGCGCGCCACGTACGGTCAGCCGCAGCGGTTCTCAATCGGCAAACCGGAAGATTACCCGCCGGGCACGAAGCTTGCCTTGGACACACGCGGCATCTGCGTCGTCCGCGAGGCCAACCGCGTGGCGGCGATCTCCACAACGTGCACGCACCTCGGATGTGTGGTGAGCCCGTCGGATACCGGATTCTCGTGCCCCTGCCACGGGTCCCGGTATGACCAGGACGGCAACGTATCGGCCGGTCCGGCGCCGAAGGCTCTCGCCTGGTACAAAGTGACGCTCGCGCCGAACGGCGAACTTGAGGTCGACAAAGACCATCAGATCGATTCGGGAACTTACTTCAACTTATGAACGCGCAACCCGTCGACGCTCCTCCGGCGCCGCATGAGCCGCCGCGCCCGTCCTCCCATGGCGGATTTACCGGCGTGCTGCGCGCGCTGCCCAAGAACGCTTGGGAATCCGTCTTCCGCCACTCGCTCCCTGCGTCGGATCTCGGCCGCTCGCAAACCACGTTCACCAACTTCTTCCTCCACATCCACCCGGTTAAAGTGAACCGGCACACACTGAAGCCGCTGTTCACTCTGGGGCTGGGCCTCATGTCGTTTTTCCTCTTCGTGGTTCTCGTAGTCACGGGAATCCTGTTGATGTTCTACTACGTGCCATCCACCGAACAGGCTTATGACCGCATGCTCGACCTCCGCGGTTCCGTCGCCTTCGGCACGTTTCTCAGGAACATGCATCGCTGGTCCGCGCACCTGATGGTGGCCCTGGTGGCAATGCACATGGCCCGCGTGTTCTTCACCGGCTCCTACAAGAAACCCCGTGAATTCAATTGGGTGCTCGGCGTACTTCTTCTGCTCGTCACGCTCCTGCTAAGCTTCACCGGATACCTCCTCCCGTGGGACCAGTTGGCATTCTGGGCGATCACCGTCGGCGCATCCATCGCCAGCTACGCGCCCGTGGTCGGCAATGAGATCCGTTATCTGCTGCTCGGCGACAACGCCGTCGGTCAGGAAGCGCTGCTCCGCTTCTACGTGTTGCATGTCGCCGTTCTTCCGGCGGTGCTCACCACGCTCATCGCCGTCCACTTCTGGCGCATCCGGAAAGATGGCGGATTGTCCAGGCCGGAGAAGGCCGCCACGCCAGTACCCGCCGCCGCTGGACCGGCGCCCGGTGCGACCCCCAGGCCAAGGCTGTTCGGGATGCAGGGCGTCGTCCGCGGACCGTTCACCAAGCTTGGCAACACCAGCGAAGACTCACTCATGAGTTGGCCGAACCTGTTCATGGCGGAGCTCTTCGTCTTCGTGGTGACGCTCGCCGTGGTGCTCGTGCTGGCGCTTCTCTTCAACGCACCGCTCGAAGAACCGGTCAACGTCACCCATCCGCCAAATCCCGCCAAGGCGCCGTGGTACTTCCTCGGGCTGCAGGAACTCGTCAGTTATTCGGCGTTCTGGGGCGGCGTGGGGATCCCCGGCCTCATGGTGGCGCTTCTGCTACTCGCTCCCTACCTCGATCGAAAGCCCGGTGGCGAAGGCCGATGGTTCGCTCGAGAGCGCCTGCTCGCCAACACGATCTTCCTCACCTTCGCTCTGGTGAACGTGCTGTTGATCCTCATCGGAACGTTTTTCCGAGGCGCCAACTGGGCCTTCGTCTCGCCATGGTAACGGAAAGGACGCGCCGATGAGACTCGCACTCGCACTCGCCAGCCTGATCATCTTCGCCGTGCACGGATTCGTATTCGTGAACCAGTTCTTCCATCGCTGGGAGCGCCACCAGACGGCCTATTTCGAACAGGCGCGAACGCTGTCGAAGAACGATGCCGAACGCGCAACGCTGGCCGCACGCGCCCCCCGCATCGAACAGACCATCGTCACGCAGTTCGGCGAAACGCGCGTGGACCGCTGCCAGACCTGCCACATCGCCATCGACGACCCGCGCTTCGACAAGTACGCGCAGCCGCTCCGTACGCACCCGCTCTCCGCCTGGCTCGGCGACACGCAGACCAACGGAAAGGCTGAGCGCCGCCACAAGTTCGGCGATTTTGGCTGCACCGTCTGCCACGATGGCCAGGGGCGCGGTCTCGAGACCCACTACGCGCACGGCGAAGATCACTACTGGCCGGATCCGCTGGCCGGATATGTCGTGCAGGAGACATGGAAGAAGGAGTTCCAGCCCAAGCTCAAGGGCAAGGAGTTCATGGAGGCAAGCTGCGCCCAGTGCCACACCGAAGAGAACTTCGCCGGCACGCCGACCGTCGCCCGCGGCCGGAAGCTCTTCGTCGCCAACAACTGCTACGGCTGCCACCGCATCGAAGGCATCTCCGACGGCACCCTCGGTCCGGACCTCACCGAGGCCGGGCATAAGTTCAAGGCCGACTATCTCTGGGAGTCCATCGTGGACCCTCGCGCGAATTCGGCGACGTCGTTCATGCCGAAGTTCAAGCTCGACGACGCAGACGTGAAGGCGCTCGTGGTTTTCCTCAAGAGCCGCCGCGGAATCAACTTCGCGGAAACGTCCATCGACCGCTACCGCATGCGCCTTGCCGAAGCGCGGAAAGAGGCGCCGGAAACCGCTGCCGCGCCCGCCATGGTCACCCCGGAGCACGGACGGCGCCTGCTCGACGAACGCGCCTGCACCGCCTGCCACAAGATCGACGACAAGGACGGAGGCGTCGCCCCGGACCTCTCCTGGGAAGGCCTGATGCGCGAAGAGTCCTGGCTGACCGACCATTTCCGAGACCCTCGTTCGCGAATCTCCGATTCGATCATGCCGGCGTTCCGATTCCCGCCGGCGGATTTCCAGGCGATGACCGCCTATCTCGCGAGCCGCCGCACGCCTCCCGCTGCCGCCTCGCCCGCCGATACCTACAAATCGCTGTGCGCCAGATGCCATGGCGAAAAAGGGAACGGCCTGGGGGTCATCGCCTGGTACCTCGATCCCGCCCCGCGCGACCTCACCAAGGCCGCCTTCATGAACTCGAAGCCAACCGACCGATTGAGGAAATCGATCCAGGACGGTGTGCCCGGCACCTCCATGCCGCCATGGGGCAAGGTCCTGAGCGAGCAACAGGTGCAGGCCGTGCTCGACCATGTGTTCACCGAATTCGTGAAACAGAAGCGGGGAACGCCACGGACTCGTAAGGTCCCCGCCGCCAACCCGGTGGCGATGAGCGCCGAATCCGCCGCCCGCGGCGAAGCGACCTTCGTGAAGCGCTGCGCCGGCTGCCATGGCCGCAAAGGCGACGGTAAGGGTCCGAACTCGATCGACATCGTTCCGCATCCGCGCAATCTGCGCAATTCGGACTTTGTCAATTCGGTGGAAGATCAACGGCTGTTCGATTCGATCCTCTACGGCGTGCAGGGCACCGCGATGCCGCCGTGGATCGACTACGGTTTGTCGGAGCATGACGCCGCCGACATCATCAACTTTATTCGCGGTATGAACCAGAAGGCGCCGGCTCGCGCTCGCGTACAGAAGAGAGGGAAAAGCAATGGCTGAAGACCAAACCGTATCGCGTTCCACCACAGCCGGAACCAAGGCAACCGCCGCTGTTCATGAGGACCTCACCGTGAAGTGGTTCCTGCTGAGCGCCATCGGCTACTTCTTCATCGTGGGAATCGTCGCGATCCTCATCGCGGCGAAGTTCGTCTGGCCGGAACTGCTGGGCACCGTGCCGATGTTCACTTACGGCCGCCTGCGCCCCCTGCATGTCAACGGCATGCTCTTCGGATGGCTGCTGGCGGCGGACATGGGTCTCATGTACTACCTCGTGCCGCGACTGTGCGGGGTGAAGCTTTACTCGGAGAAGCTCGGCATGGCCACGGCGGCCCTTTGGAACATCATCATCCTCGGGGCCGTGGTCTCGCTGCTCGCGGGCTGGAACCAGGGATGGGAATACGCGGAGTTGCCGTTCGCCCTGGACGTGCTCGTGGTTGTCGCCTGGCTGATGTTCGGCGCCAACATCTTCGGCACGATCGCCACCCGAAAGTATCAGCAGATGTACGTCTCGATCTGGTACGCCATGGGGACCATCCTGTGGACGGCCTTCGTCTACCTCACCGGAAACTTCGCGGCGCTGTTCGCCACCGGCGTCAATCAGGCAAACCTGAACTGGATGTACGTGCACAACGCAGTCGGCTTGATCTTCACCCCGGCCGGCCTGGCGCTGGCTTACTACTTCATCCCGCGCACTTCCAACCTCCCGCTCTACAGCCACAAACTGTCGATGGTCGGCTTCTGGTCCCTGGCGTTCGTCTACGTCTGGACGGGCGCGCACCACATGCTGCACGGGCCCATCTCGCAATGGCTGCAGACCATCGCCATCGCCTTCTCGTTGATGCTGCTTATCCCGGTCTGGGCGGTGGTCTACAACCTGTTCTCCACCGTCCGCGGACATTGGCACGAGATTCGCGACAACGTGCCAATGAAATTCCTGATGTCGGGCGTCACGTTCTACCTGCTCACCTGCTTCCAGGGGCCGATGCACTCTCTGCGCACGGTAAATGCGATCGTCTCGAAGACAGACTGGATTCCCGGCCACGCCCACATGGCCGTGCTCGGCGCGTTCTCGTTCTTCGCCATCGCTGGCGTCTATGCCATCGCGCCCCGGCTGTTCGGACGCGAACTGCA encodes the following:
- a CDS encoding Rieske 2Fe-2S domain-containing protein, translating into MGLKEKPASSPEQEAQANRRRVLSWLSGFGLFGSAILSAFSNFVFIKPRATYGQPQRFSIGKPEDYPPGTKLALDTRGICVVREANRVAAISTTCTHLGCVVSPSDTGFSCPCHGSRYDQDGNVSAGPAPKALAWYKVTLAPNGELEVDKDHQIDSGTYFNL
- a CDS encoding carboxypeptidase regulatory-like domain-containing protein; amino-acid sequence: MALARILSFLALSGALVAQTSIHGTLRGRILDPAGLGVPRAGLTLSSSGTGAEWKGTSDAEGSYQFVRVTPGRYDLTVEKAGFRKALREGVEVALNETGVADVALAIGETSEFVTVMADTDIVQSQRVELGGRVNERRVRELPLNGENFAKLVLLAPGIASGSPNNPSMSGARPVANTYTIDGSSANDERGSSGLSLGGGGAAEFNGASPNLVSTEAVQEFSIITSNADATFGRGSGGQVNIITKSGSNEFHGSLYHYLRNNKLDARDFFNYGPFFAKDGSRRSVAPPFKQNLFGGTVGGPIVRNRHFFFASYEGFRQKLEQTASATVPNADLLNLMPGNFGRLMRIFYIDRGVAPASGNPPGSFSPLTAAERTAATAAGFPTALFNGSQADGEAGSVLLSTTNTRDVSQDAFLLRTDHRLSDRLAVSARYAFAQPFASINQRAVAGVVEDSRRRWQSATVQLVYVLSASQTIEGRASLMRSRIFDAPRDPLEKALVDFGVDSQLGLQFRANGTSLSPVVIPRSLGLMDNQTVPQGSLMHAWTKGRLTLRSGLDLRRLIVNNILVSNASFMQFAGLVGPNGYLGARPDQPEAVVTDLNTTLYGINGSPSTPQRGWRGTEQEYFVQADFRWRSDISVNAGLRYSPAGAIGVVGNFQGNLYAVNTAGQPVAGISPFTFGPTANGMFSVAEDRPLFNPDRNNWQPRVGVAWNVRGNSSTILRAAWGMYTDRFFQRLFDFGVLNSPYAHSSIFTNLTFPARAQIPLRTDTPPQQRVIDPGLRSPTSYRFNAAVEQKLTAQTSVTIAYSGLRATGLYRWSEPNGLGSVPQAARPDSRYARYRYTDNSADSTYHSLQMFARHRFSRGIDFTVSYTYGHSVDTYSQDVGDNSVRNPAPGLAQFPTLINLRGTPAAGFQGDAQSWAPRPILAERGNSDFDIRHNLAISHVVELPLGRGRRFGANLPRAISAVIGELSLAGLAQLRTALPVYLSSGVDYADVGITTSPRPALRQGSLSDIYSDGRFGKTQFWLPKAEADQRLGNPANVTDPYAATRRNTLFGPSVRFYDLSVIKNVPVKEGMQIGFEANFFNIFNRAILGPPIGVLSDARFGRITGTLAGSNPRQIQLGLKLAF
- a CDS encoding cytochrome b N-terminal domain-containing protein, encoding MNAQPVDAPPAPHEPPRPSSHGGFTGVLRALPKNAWESVFRHSLPASDLGRSQTTFTNFFLHIHPVKVNRHTLKPLFTLGLGLMSFFLFVVLVVTGILLMFYYVPSTEQAYDRMLDLRGSVAFGTFLRNMHRWSAHLMVALVAMHMARVFFTGSYKKPREFNWVLGVLLLLVTLLLSFTGYLLPWDQLAFWAITVGASIASYAPVVGNEIRYLLLGDNAVGQEALLRFYVLHVAVLPAVLTTLIAVHFWRIRKDGGLSRPEKAATPVPAAAGPAPGATPRPRLFGMQGVVRGPFTKLGNTSEDSLMSWPNLFMAELFVFVVTLAVVLVLALLFNAPLEEPVNVTHPPNPAKAPWYFLGLQELVSYSAFWGGVGIPGLMVALLLLAPYLDRKPGGEGRWFARERLLANTIFLTFALVNVLLILIGTFFRGANWAFVSPW
- a CDS encoding cbb3-type cytochrome c oxidase subunit I; protein product: MAEDQTVSRSTTAGTKATAAVHEDLTVKWFLLSAIGYFFIVGIVAILIAAKFVWPELLGTVPMFTYGRLRPLHVNGMLFGWLLAADMGLMYYLVPRLCGVKLYSEKLGMATAALWNIIILGAVVSLLAGWNQGWEYAELPFALDVLVVVAWLMFGANIFGTIATRKYQQMYVSIWYAMGTILWTAFVYLTGNFAALFATGVNQANLNWMYVHNAVGLIFTPAGLALAYYFIPRTSNLPLYSHKLSMVGFWSLAFVYVWTGAHHMLHGPISQWLQTIAIAFSLMLLIPVWAVVYNLFSTVRGHWHEIRDNVPMKFLMSGVTFYLLTCFQGPMHSLRTVNAIVSKTDWIPGHAHMAVLGAFSFFAIAGVYAIAPRLFGRELHSQSLANWSFYFFMTGGLGFFVTLWLGGFWQGWQWNNPAIPFIDTVVALGPVWLVRFFSGILMFLGIVSFAYNIMATAIGPASKPAAA
- a CDS encoding c-type cytochrome, with product MRLALALASLIIFAVHGFVFVNQFFHRWERHQTAYFEQARTLSKNDAERATLAARAPRIEQTIVTQFGETRVDRCQTCHIAIDDPRFDKYAQPLRTHPLSAWLGDTQTNGKAERRHKFGDFGCTVCHDGQGRGLETHYAHGEDHYWPDPLAGYVVQETWKKEFQPKLKGKEFMEASCAQCHTEENFAGTPTVARGRKLFVANNCYGCHRIEGISDGTLGPDLTEAGHKFKADYLWESIVDPRANSATSFMPKFKLDDADVKALVVFLKSRRGINFAETSIDRYRMRLAEARKEAPETAAAPAMVTPEHGRRLLDERACTACHKIDDKDGGVAPDLSWEGLMREESWLTDHFRDPRSRISDSIMPAFRFPPADFQAMTAYLASRRTPPAAASPADTYKSLCARCHGEKGNGLGVIAWYLDPAPRDLTKAAFMNSKPTDRLRKSIQDGVPGTSMPPWGKVLSEQQVQAVLDHVFTEFVKQKRGTPRTRKVPAANPVAMSAESAARGEATFVKRCAGCHGRKGDGKGPNSIDIVPHPRNLRNSDFVNSVEDQRLFDSILYGVQGTAMPPWIDYGLSEHDAADIINFIRGMNQKAPARARVQKRGKSNG
- a CDS encoding NAD(P)-dependent oxidoreductase; the encoded protein is MRVGLIGAGLLGTAIVERLVIAGFEVSAFDTDPARLEVVSRVGARPLGSAVEAAAGPFVVLCLPDASVSAAVADEIAASVGDAAVIDTTTGDPTEIAEIGRRLPRYVDATIAGSSEQVRGRDAVVMAGGDPADIAAAAGLFEAIAARVFHVGPRGAGARMKLVVNLVLGLNRAVLAEGLAFAEATGVDPVAALEVLRAGPAYSAAMDRKGKKMLERDWTPEARLRQHHKDVRLILAEAARGGIELTLSGVHERLLAEAAAAGFGDADNSAILEVMRGRGGG